A stretch of Besnoitia besnoiti strain Bb-Ger1 chromosome Unknown contig00015, whole genome shotgun sequence DNA encodes these proteins:
- a CDS encoding uncharacterized protein (encoded by transcript BESB_029110) yields MPAIVQASLSGDKQPRVENQVQARAELIAEKQRPHGAEASSSTIGKLGCDVPSLRRDVDGVVNHITHRAHATIFESKVGLPAFYAESKRQTPMKGFSTRTGIPALAPAASRGRSVFRKQRGTAPSMPPERKAAVAGKVDTGLHSPTTVKGCVGPQQVHRKANRFVGKIRLEAQRSAAPLTGKVEPRQPVASGNGSPAPYQAKMILQDLNSVLQKLSAVSVFDNGIYPLEIGLPPCSYPGSSSEQCPMSLATLPLQLNWRSQLLPPPWATRPEKLELNGPNGPASSPRGVNGSPARKLSRLPSTKHCQHAAVRRISGFPSATAAPTETAKVSTTATRSRIPGRLSRAVAEEGTRSRDRILRGGAPPAAPPHAACAHVPPVDEVVEPQNLIEADTALNLHCPDDDWDSVVKMHAYWPFSPEPSLPAFSVLSEPTVAIQSSTTDRPLYFSHLLPGPVDLPHRISPTAEAPPCGRGKPDAAALDSAGGNEASLRKGRQALALPPQGHSVNSGGRCPWHGSGKRQAEDGKKAVGDRLGPSALPRRTLSQSSGQTLQQRAYSHFSQSGLPQPVARIVRTFSGTFLTAAPSGGAVGRRARSNRRTVSASSRGSLRHPGRAAWRTASADGKRMAGSQRPEGLSPAPASAAGRRWGSVDGRRRGGPHKRCRRCEACDPTAVSGSVALWDRHGKPSTGSLARTENDPAEASNSRLQPNGPDSSLFALRLAGGSTLKGASRGARIIPDRVDEEHREGSPALKAAAVPQGTAPTVESAPEQGEHRPATADPRALISVPTLDTVKEALGLWLQTQLILSGSANDDERTSRSSKGTSHSAESPGDAVNGNVGPTRASEGAVSHVESNSAPGDLPNQRGVRDVETTPEHQVASVPRAAADGGGPTPAQATMRDDLHWHDAEKSTNGIPPSSYLHEVTKRGGGAVGSPRDKESPDRGQAHALAASDIGSRSRATRQQEAWFTNVADAGLETSCQREGEERLTSHCQRSLRRAAELNSEERPLSSPAASSLLPCAMADNARRASGGPLKTACVERSCSPVNRLPPFRKERAVSPILFHTPSWQSTDPARSPSTAARGVLAHPEGGAGPQRHAGQSAALPQPTPVDALSPRPLAAEAAAADAARGSSLLPAREQLVTRKRGSSPVHPDRKTCCLAQNVSQEQCVAPDALCASVDLQRFRRTCTGIQVMAGPTAWSAASSPESRAQAVDRSVGPTTSGSLFSPCSSRGSVGAEGASASPGCSPPTGRAAASQQVRHLQDANSHADPLPIWGQHSRIQGSSECRGLSPVMRTDRGSSPIGLPNVGKTHGDPSYRRVRERIIWSPQLCLTEPQSVAESSTGSVSSGEVLEDSTNGVLAYFSRSPRSPTGSRGNQRPGNEPARAPFLPCSRASRTYGDSQQPAFAYLPTAELLGASRRETSRYEPTAEQERHGQLEMSPAPPVPRRTFGASFSGQRQVLLLLSDGRLAPARGADDLPGLLSPGEVVDEAWQPHAESRLLATGASVEDLNSLSPGEIVAASPPATSRSDCREAIVPSAFTSPDLSEFASNDEIQSSPEQPPTPAPLADYRGRLPCRMSPAASPTESDAEKGTCGVPSSVSISASRCPRSPVPAREIARQSPVGVRRGAARASTPESTHERNSKHGHATPAKRAEVGGRLAGVPQPRDAGLGTTGAADTGERAPVLPRTPTEFCSEDATQTKEEGQYAPSEPGLSSEYSAAASLCSAPSPPRRSSPPLPPHAADEAAVSSPHTPSSEAELQFSCRPQASGLRKMRPGPPLRPRPGAAFATESSGLCADPRIGASISSSAAPEALSPSTPTLSPQKLPFPSLLSPTAAEADASCPGEESSGDAGRPPESFEMTCSCPVPGWC; encoded by the exons ATGCCCGCGATCGTCCAAGCTAGTCTATCCGGCGACAAGCAACCGAGAGTGGAGAACCAAGTTCAGGCAAGAGCCGAGCTGATAGCTGAAAAGCAGCGACCCCATGGGGCTGAAGCGTCCAGTTCCACGATTGGCAAACTGGGATGTGATGTCCCA AGCCTGAGAAGAGACGTCGACGGGGTAGTGAACCATATCACTcaccgcgcgcatgcaactaTATTCGAATCCAAAGTCGGGCTACCAGCTTTCTACGCAGAAAGCAAACGCCAGACGCCGATGAAGGGATTTTCG ACACGAACCGGCATTCCTGCCCTCGCACCGGCCGCAAGCCGAGGGCGCTCTGTCTTCAGAAAGCAGCGCGGCACAGCACCAAGCATGCCTCCAGAACGTAAAGCAGCAGTTGCAGGCAAGGTCGATACAGGTCTCCATTCTCCCACGACCGTAAAAGGATGCGTAGGCCCGCAGCAAGTTCATCGAAAAGCCAATCGATTTGTAGGAAAGATCCGTCTCGAGGCTCAACGATCTGCAGCACCGCTGACTGGTAAAGTTGAGCCTCGCCAGCCTGTTGCAAGCGGAAAcgggtcgcctgcgccctaCCAGGCCAAGATGATTCTCCAAGATCTCAATAGCGTTCTTCAGAAGCTAAGCGCTGTCAGCGTGTTCGACAACGGCATCTACCCTCTAGAGATTGGCCTGCCTCCCTGTTCTTATCCTGGATCTTCCTCTGAGCAATGCCCCATGAGTCTCGCGACCCTGCCTCTTCAACTAAATTGGCGTTCACAGCTGCTACCACCACCTTGGGCGACCCGCCCTGAGAAGCTTGAACTGAATGGTCCAAACGGGCCCGCTAGTTCCCCCAGAGGCGTCAACGGCAGTCCAGCACGCAAGCTTAGCCGCCTCCCCTCAACGAAGCACTGCCAACATGCTGCAGTCCGTCGTATCAGCGGTTTTCCAAGCGCTACGGCAGCCCCTACGGAGACCGCAAAGGTATCAACCACTGCGACGAGATCTCGTATTCCAGGGAGACTCTCACGAGCTGTAGCGGAGGAGGGAACCCGCAGCCGCGATCGGATTCTGCGAGGGGGGGCGCccccagccgcgcctcctcacgcAGCATGCGCGCACGTTCCGCCCGTGGATGAGGTCGTTGAGCCGCAAAACCTGATTGAAGCCGACACCGCCTTGAATCTCCACTGCCCCGATGACGACTGGGACAGCGTTGTCAAAATGCACGCCTACTGGCCGTTCTCTCCTGAaccctctctccctgcgttcTCCGTTCTTTCTGAGCCCACGGTCGCCATCCAGTCGTCTACGACGGATCGCCCGTTATACTTTTCTCACCTCCTACCTGGTCCTGTAGACCTGCCTCATCGCATATCTCCCACGGCGGAGGCACCCCCATGCGGCAGAGGAAAaccagacgcagcagcgcttGATTCGGCCGGCGGGAACGAGGCCTCCCTCCGCAAGGGTAGACAGGCTCTCGCGTTGCCACCTCAGGGACATTCGGTGAATTCAGGAGGCCGGTGCCCATGGCATGGTTCGGGCAAGCGACAGGCGGAGGACGGAAAGAAAGCCGTTGGGGACCGATTAGGGCCCTCAGCCTTGCCGAGGCGGACTCTGAGTCAGTCCTCAGGACAgacgctccagcagcgcgcctACTCACACTTCAGTCAGTCGGGGTTGCCGCAGCCAGTCGCCAGGATAGTTCGCACGTTCAGCGGCACGTTCTTGACCGCTGCGCCATCGGGCGGGGCGGTTGGGCGGAGGGCCCGAAGTAACAGACGCACAGTGTCCGCGAGCTCACGCGGGTCTCTTCGCCACCCCGGGCGGGCCGCGTGGAGGACCGCCAGCGCAGATGGCAAGCGGATGGCAGGCTCTCAGCGGCCGGAGGGACTTTCGCCGGctcctgcctctgcggccggccgccgctgggGAAGTGTTGATGgccggaggagaggaggcccTCACAAACGGtgccggcgctgcgaggcgtgCGACCCGACCGCAGTGTCAGGCTCTGTGGCCTTATGGGACAGGCACGGGAAGCCGAGCACCGGCTCCCTAGCACGGACGGAAAACGATCCCGCCGAAGCGAGCAACAGCAGACTTCAACCGAACGGTCCAGACAGCTCTCTGTTCGCCTTGAGACTGGCTGGAGGCTCGACTCTGAAGGGCGCATCGCGTGGTGCAAGAATTATCCCAGATCGGGTGGACGAAGAGCACCGGGAGGGATCTCCAGCCCTAAAAGCC gccgcagtgCCACAGGGCACAGCTCCAACTGTGGAATCCGCGCCAGAGCAAGGTGAACACCGCCCCGCGACCGCTGACCCCCGTGCGCTAATCTCGGTCCCAACGCTAGACACCGTCAAAGAGGCGCTTGGCCTCTGGCTTCAGACGCAGCTCATCCTCTCAGGAAGTGCGAATGACGATGAACGAACCTCAAGAAGCTCGAAGGGGACCTCCCACAGCGCCGAGTCTCCCGGCGATGCAGTGAATGGAAACGTAGGCCCAACACGGGCAAGCGAGGGGGCCGTCAGCCACGTCGAAAGCAACTCAGCACCAGGCGACTTGCCAAATCAGCGCGGCGTAAGAGATGTCGAGACAACGCCAGAGCATCAAGTAGCGTCTGTtccccgcgcagctgctgacggcggaggcccgACCCCTGCACAAGCTACAATGAGAGACGACCTCCACTGGCACGACGCGGAAAAGTCCACCAATGGAATCCCTCCATCTAGTTATCTCCACGAAGTGACGAaacgcggcgggggcgctGTTGGTTCTCCAAGAGACAAGGAAAGTCCTGATCGTGGCCAAGCGCATGCACTGGCGGCGAGTGATATTGGAAGCAGATCTCGAGCCACTCGTCAACAGGAAGCCTGGTTCACGAATGTAGCAGACGCTGGACTCGAGACGTCCTgccagcgagaaggagaggagcgaTTGACCTCTCACTGCCAACGCTCCCTGCGCCGGGCAGCTGAGCTCAACAGTGAAGAGCGCCCCTTATCAAGCcccgcagcttcttctctgctgccttGCGCGATGGCAGACAACGCGCGTCGGGCCTCCGGCGGGCCGCTCAAAACTGCGTGTGTTGAGCGTTCCTGCAGCCCCGTGAACCGTCTGCCTCCATTCCGAAAGGAACGTGCTGTCAGCCCTATACTGTTCCACACGCCAAGCTGGCAGTCCACAGACCCTGCACGCAGTCCTTcaacggccgcgcgcggagtaCTCGCGCATCCTGAGGGGGGTGCAGGCCCCCAGAGACACGCGGGGCAGAGCGCGGCTCTTCCACAGCCTACACCAGTGGATGCGCTCTCACCCAGACCTCTTGCGgccgaagcagctgcagcggatgCTGCAAGGGGGAGCTCTCTCCTCCCCGCGCGTGAGCAGCTCGTCACGCGGAAGCGCGGTTCCTCACCGGTCCACCCCGACAGAAAAACTTGTTGCCTCGCGCAAAACGTTTCGCAAGAGCAGTGCGTGGCGCCTGACGCTCTGTGCGCCAGCGTCGACCTCCAACGCTTTAGGCGAACTTGCACGGGTATCCAGGTCATGGCAGGCCCCACCGCCTGGAGTGCAGCATCGTCTCCTGAGAGCCGAGCGCAGGCAGTGGACCGCTCTGTGGGGCCCACGACCTCAGGTTCCCTCTTTTCGCCCTGCTCGAGCCGCGGCAGTGtgggcgcggaaggcgcctcagcctctcCCGGTTGCAGCCCTCCCACCGGACGTGCAGCTGCGAGCCAGCAGGTGCGACACCTGCAGGATGCGAACAGTCATGCTGACCCCCTTCCCATTTGGGGGCAGCATTCGAGAATCCAAGGCAGCTCGGAGTGCCGAGGCCTGTCCCCGGTGATGCGCACCGACCGCGGCTCGAGCCCAATAGGCCTGCCTAATGTGGGGAAGACGCATGGCGACCCCAGTTATCGCCGAGTTCGCGAGAGAATCATCTGGTCACCTCAGTTGTGCCTGACAGAGCCTCAGTCTGTCGCAGAGAGTTCCACAGGCAGCGTGAGCTCTGGCGAAGTGCTAGAAGATAGCACCAACGGTGTCTTGGCTTATTTCTCACGCAGCCCACGTTCCCCTACCGGTTCACGAGGGAACCAAAGGCCTGGAAACGAGCCAGCTCGTGCTCCATTCCTCCCCTGCTCACGGGCGTCACGGACATACGGGGACAGTCAGCAGCCCGCTTTTGCATATCTACCGACAGCCGAGCTCCTGGGGGCTTCGCGCCGTGAGACGAGCCGATATGAGCCGACGGCTGAGCAAGAAAGGCACGGGCAGCTGGAAATGAGtccagcgcctcctgtcCCAAGGCGCACGTTTGGCGCATCATTCAGCGGCCAAAGGCAGGTGCTTCTGCTTTTATCcgacgggcgcctcgcccccgcGAGGGGCGCCGACGATCTCCCGGGACTCCTTTCCCCTGGAGAGGTCGTCGACGAGGCATGGCAACCACATGCGGAAAGTCGACTGCTGGCAACGGGGGCATCTGTCGAAGATCTAAACTCGC TCTCCCCGGGAGAGATAGTGGCTGCTTCACCGCCCGCGACTTCACGCAGCGACTGTAGGGAGGCTATCGTCCCCTCTGCGTTCACGTCTCCGGATCTTTCCGAATTCGCATCAAATGACGAGATCCAGTCAAGCCCAGAGCAGCCCCCCACCCCGGCGCCCCTGGCTGACTACCGAGGGAGGCTGCCCTGCCGCATGTCACCTGCCGCGTCTCCCACCGAGTcagacgcggagaaaggCACATGCGGCGTGCCTTCATCTGTGTCTATTTCTGCAAGCCGATGTCCACGCTCCCCCGTACCAGCACGCGAAATTGCACGACAGTCTCCCGTTGGCGtgagaagaggcgctgcacGCGCGTCCACTCCCGAATCAACACATGAGAGGAACTCAAAACATGGGCACGCCACTCCTGCGAAGCGGGCAGAGGTAGGAggacgcctcgccggcgtccccCAGCCTCGGGATGCAGGACTAGGCAcgaccggcgcagcggaTACAGGGGAGAGGGCACCCGTACTGCCGCGAACGCCGACTGAGTTCTGTTCGGAGGACGCCACGCAGACCAAAGAAGAGGGCCAATATGCACCCTCAGAGCCAGGCCTAAGCAGCGAGTACTCCGCTGCTGCCAGCCTCTGCTCGGCGCCCTCTCCCCCaagacgcagcagccctCCTTTGCCCCCCCatgccgccgacgaggcggcagtGTCATCCCCTCATACCCCGTCGAGCGAAGCTGAATTGCAGTTTTCTTGCCGTCCGCAGGCGTCTGGCCTCCGAAAGATGAGACCTGGGCCGCCGCTTAGGCCACGCCCGGGCGCTGCCTTTGCGACGGAGAGTTCAGGGCTCTGTGCCGATCCTCGGATCGGGGCTTCGATCTCGAGCTCAGCCGCTCCTGAAGCACTGTCGCCCAGCACCCCCACCCTGTCTCCACAAAAGCTGCCGTTTCCTTCGCTGCTCTCGCCAAccgccgcagaagcagacgcctctTGCCCTGGGGAGGAGTCGTCTGGGGACGCTGGTCGCCCACCTGAAAGTTTCGAAATGACTTGTAGCTGTCCGGTGCCAGGCTGGTGCTAA